In the genome of Pseudarthrobacter sp. IC2-21, one region contains:
- a CDS encoding ECF transporter S component — protein sequence MTTVSIKKAGYTWRVVDIVVAALIAIAGGVIFWAWDQGAALVSAPMNATYPPLTGLISGGWMIPAILGMLVIRKPGAALFCEAVAATGELMMGSQYGTTVLISGILQGLGAELVFAAFGYRKFNLPTAMLAGAGAGLFCGLNDSFLPWGWNIAYEAGDKAAYILFCAISGAVIAGAVSWVATRGLARTGVLSSFASRKASSEPVFN from the coding sequence ATGACAACAGTAAGCATCAAGAAGGCCGGCTACACCTGGCGCGTAGTGGACATCGTGGTGGCGGCTCTGATCGCCATCGCCGGCGGCGTGATCTTCTGGGCGTGGGACCAGGGCGCGGCGCTGGTCTCGGCACCGATGAACGCCACCTACCCGCCCCTGACCGGCCTGATCTCCGGCGGCTGGATGATTCCGGCCATTCTGGGCATGCTCGTCATCCGCAAGCCGGGCGCCGCACTGTTCTGCGAGGCCGTGGCCGCCACCGGTGAGCTCATGATGGGATCCCAGTACGGCACCACCGTGCTGATCTCCGGCATCCTGCAGGGCCTCGGCGCGGAACTGGTGTTCGCCGCGTTCGGCTACCGGAAGTTCAACCTGCCCACCGCCATGCTGGCAGGTGCCGGGGCAGGCCTCTTCTGTGGCCTGAACGACTCGTTCCTCCCGTGGGGCTGGAACATCGCCTACGAGGCCGGCGACAAAGCCGCCTACATTCTCTTCTGCGCCATCTCCGGCGCCGTAATCGCCGGTGCCGTGTCCTGGGTGGCCACCCGCGGCCTCGCGAGGACCGGTGTGCTGAGCTCCTTCGCGTCCCGGAAGGCCTCCTCGGAGCCCGTCTTCAACTGA